From the Ignavibacteriales bacterium genome, the window TTAGTTTATTTTCTCATTATATATTTAAGCAAATTGAATGCCAAAAATAATAATACGCGACATAGAGTTTAAAAAGGGATTATATTGAATTTACAGTATTTAAATCGAGCGTATCATGATGTCCCTACTTCATTCTTAATGTCGCCAGAGATATTATCCATAAATACTATATAATCGAATATTATCCAAAAATAGCATAGTCCAGTGACTATAGACCTAGTAATGTTCGGTGCTATCCCACACTACCTTATGTTTTGTCTGCTTGAATACTTTTATTGCTCTTATTGTAGCAAAAGTGTTAACGATATTATCGAAAAACAGCCGGTATATACTGGCTAAGGCATATCTGAATCCGAACCAATTATATGTAAAGGCAAACCTGTGAAAAATATTCACAAACATAAAAAACAGGCAGACATACATCATATACCAAAGAAACGAATTCTTCTCTACCACCATCGGTATCACGTTTAATCCAAGTGAATGAGTTACCGTATATGCAATCAGATATAAGAGGAGCAGATATGACAAAGTCGTTCCGAAAAAACTGAAAATGGTTTTTCTGTCCCTGGCAAGAAAGTATTTAGTCTTAAACGATCCGTCCCAACCGTGAATTTTCCAGTTTTGAAATACAATACCGGCAATCCACCGGGATTTCTGTTTTACGGATGCCTTAAATGTATTTGGGAAATACTCCCCTGTTGCTATTCGGGAGTTACCAAAATCTTTTTCGGTTTTATAATTAATAAAAGATGTCTTAAAACCCAGCTTATAAAACCGTAATCCCAGCTCATAATCTTCTGTCAGATTTGAATCATTAAAAATGCTGTACTTTTTCTTTTCACGCGCTCTTACATTGATCTTTCTTGGTTTCATCATTATAGGTCTTACTATCTTATCATGGGTGTCGAAATTATCTTCCACAACAAAAGTGCTGGTTACGGGCGATATCGAATCTTCATAGGATAAATGCTTAAAAAATGTTTCGAACAATAATGTATGCAATTCTTTGGGGGTCGTGCTATTATCTTTATCCGACACTCTTATATAGCTTTCGAGCAATTCATCTCCGAGCTGTAAGTTCTTAAGCTCCTCAGCCAGCTCATCACCTTTCAGATAGAACTCGTCGTCTTTACCAAGCATCTCTTCGATCTTTTCAAAATCAGATAAATATTTTTGTATTATTTTGCCTGCCCCGCTGATCTTTTTCTTAATAGATTCTGTATTCTTAGGAGCATCCCCCTCAGAATCATTATCACTATTAAGCTGTACGGACATTTCACTAATAGATTGTGATATATGGTCGAGTTTATACAGTATTCCTGTATTTGTTTTCTTAGACCTCCCATTTATCATAAAGACCTTCATCATTTTCCCTTCCATATCTTTAAGCATACTTTCTACTTCTTCCAGTGAAAAGTCTGAGCTTTTATTTATTTCAATATCAGTCAAAGTATTCTCTTCCGAAATAAGACCAGTATCTTTATCAATATTTAATTTAGATTTACTTTCCATTCCAATTTTTTTGTTTTACGAAAACTGAAGTTCCCATATAATTACACAAAATAGAGAGGTAAGTATTATTACCGTGCTCAAAAGAATAAAATACATCCTCTTTTTTGTGTATTTTGCGTCTTCCACAACCTTATCCTTATTATCCCACCCCGGTATGGAGATATTATCATAAGCAGGGGTTCTATTATTTTTCCTGTCAGGCGGATGCTTTTTTTCGGGCTTTTTACCGTCAATTAAAAGCCGATCAAGGTCTTCTACCTTTTTATCCTGCTCCTTAGTATAGGATTCCAAATAGTAAAACGCTTTTCTTGAAAAAGCCATCCCTGTTCCTGCGAAAGGAACATACGAGCCGATTGCCTGTCTTACGATCATATCTTTAGTATGAATCTCCGAAAAAGCGTCACAATTTATCCTGTGATACAGCTTTCCCAGTTTACCTTTTATGGGGATAACAGGTATCTGAACAGCATAGTTTTCCTCATAATTGATCATATAATTGAAGAGTTTGAGTGATAACGGATGAATAAAATCCTCAGAATCATGAATAAGGATTACATCAAATTCTCCGTAATACTTTTCATACTCTTTAATACATGAATATGCATTATTAAGATTATCGGCTTTGGTAGTAGGACCGTTCTCCACATTTAGACAAATGATCACCCTGTGATCCTGTTTTGCGATCTCCCTTACAGCACGGATCGTTTCCAGATCATTAGGGTAAACGGCTACAAATATACGATAGTTAGTATATTTTATTTTCTTTAATGCAATTCTGAGGGTCCTCCCGATCACTCTATGCTCCCTCCACGCACCTATCATTATTGCTATAGGATACTGTGGTTTGGAATTTATGACCGAAAAAGGTGGCAGGCTTTTTTTGTATTTACCTCTGTAGAACCAAAACATAATATTCATAAACAGATCATCGAGCCCGCTGACAAAAAGTGAAACTATCGTAACTGAAAAAAACAAAAACAACACAAACTCAAACATTGTGAGTTTTCCTCCTCCCGTATTATTTTAAAAACGGCTTAAGCCGCACTTTTAATTGGATACCATACCCTTGATACTACTCTGACTGAAGATGCACACTATAAGCCAAAGTCAATAATTGTTGTACAATACTGATACCAGATTACACTATGTTTATATTAAATTTTTTATCCTCGGAGACATTGAGAACACGGGCTTTGCCAAAATTTTCTTGTCATGTTTTTGTTAAAAAATCATTACTATTGACAATCTGCTATAGTGAGATGTTTTTTTGAAAGAGTGGTAGGACTATAAAAAAAAGCGGGTCCTTTTGAACCCGCCTGAAGAATAAATTAATTAACCAATAGTGAAAAAATCAATAGTGCTCTGTGGAATCCCACACAACTTTATCTTTAGTCTGACGGAATACTTTAACCGCCCTTATTATTGCAAAAAAATTGACCACGTTATCCACAAGCGTCCGGAATATACTCATTACCGCATACCTAAAACCATACCAGTTATAGGTAAATGCAAATTTGTGGAATATCCTTGTGAACATAAAGAGCAAACTTGTCATCATTAAATACCATAGAACGGTGTTTTGCTGTACGATAGTCGGCAGAAAATCATAGCCCATTGCTTTTGATATCATATAAGCAAGGAAGTACCCGAATACTATAAACGATAACGCTGTTCCGAAGAAGCTAATTATGGTTTTCCTGTCCCTGGCTAAGAAATATCTTGTCTTGAATGAACCTTTCCATCCGTAGATCTTCCAGTTCTGAAATACTATCCCGGCGATCCATCTAGATTTTTGCTTTACAGATGCCCAGAATGAGTTAGGGAAATATTCACCCGTTCCGATCCTGGAATTACCATATCTGCTGTCGGTCTTTAAGTTTACAAAAGAAGTTTTAAAACCAAGCTTGTAAAACCTTAGACCCAGTTCATAATCTTCCGTCAGGTTGGCATCATTAAATATTGGGTATTTCTTTTTATCCCTGAGGTTAATTTCCTTTTGTTTTGGCCTCATTACAACCGGGATCGTCTTTCCTGTTTCTTCTTCAACTCTTCCTTCGAGAACGAAATCACTGGCGCCTTGTTTTTCCTCTTCTTTTACTTCTTCCTGAACTTTCTCTTCTACAGTTACTTCCTCAGTTGTCTTTAGCTCAGAGGTTACTGAGGTTTCTTCTAAAACTTCGTCTTTCTCGGCAGTAACCTTATCCTTAATAATATCCGCGTCTACCAACTGGCTATAAAATGAATCGAAGAGTTTCTTATACAGGTCTTCTTTTTCACCAACCTCACTTTGTTCACCTTTATCTTTAGCTTCCTGAAGCTTCTGATCGATCTTTGATTTTAGATCTTCGATACTAGAAACAATCGTTTCCTGCGCGGAAGTCTTTTCTTCTTCATTTGCTTTCTCTACTCCTTCAACTTTTTCATACAGATCAGATACCTTCTCTTCCAATTCTTCCTTTACACTGTCATCAATTGATTTTATGCCCTGTTTTTCATTGAGTACTTCAATATTCTTATAAAGTTTTTGCAGAGAATCATCTATCGCAGACAATTTCGTGACCAGCTCATTACTTTTGGACTCCACCCCTTCACTTTCGGCACCTGCACTTAGTTCAGGTTTTTCGTCAGAAGATTTTTTGTCATGAAGTTTCTTTACCCTATCCTCTATCTCTTTTATCATATCATCGACCGATACAGAAGGTTGTTCCTCATCAATCGCCTCTTCTTCTCTCACTTCTTCTTTCTCATCAACCTCATGATCAAACTCCATGATAGTCTCTTCTTCGGCTAAAGTATCTTCGGGAAGAATGTCACCCTCTTCAATCGTTGGAGCTTCAGTTCTTTCCGGCTGCAAGATAAGATCCTGCTCGGGAATAACCTCCGCATCCAGCAACTGTCTGAAGAAATTATCGAAAGTCTTATCATAAAGATCTTCCTGCATGAGAGCATTCCTGCACTGGGCGAGAGTTTCATTGGACGGGACTATATCTCCGTACTTTAAACCCAGAAACTTTTGGAAACTTTTCCTGTCAGCTACTTCGACTTCAAAAGGAATATCATCGCCAAGACCGTATATCTCCTGGAGAACCATGCTCTTCAAAACGACCTCATTATCAACGTCATGTCCGGCTGCTGCCCTTGTCAAAACTTCGTTTACCGGCTTAATAAGTGAATACCAGTTTGTGGCTGCATTTATCTCGTCGAGAACAGTCTTATCGTGCTTTCTAAGCTCACGCGTAAGAACCGTCATCTGTTCCTTGTTCATTTCAAAATCTTCGGGTAAATGTACCATATTGTTTATTTTTTAACTCAGTTATTAGTTTAGTTGTTTAATTTCTCTGCTCTATTCTTAGCATTATCTATCGAATCATATTCACCGATACATACTGTAAAATACTGCTTAGATGATATTTCATCATCATATACAAAAGCTACATCGTTATCTTTTAATATCTTTCTTGATTTCAAATAATCGATCCTGTTTTCTGCGCTTTGTTTTGAGCTAAATAGTGATTCTTGAATTCTGTATTTGCCATTATCAAGCTTTTGATAGAAAACATTATTATCCTTATCGGCTATTCTGTCTATTACCCTAGCATCTGTATCCACTTTAGTATTATCTTCGGTTTTCTCGGGCACAGTTAATGTCTCGGGAGCAGGAACGATAATCTGCTCACTCTTAGTTTCCGTAACTTCCGCTCTTGTCTCACCGAAAATGTTCAGATTGATCATATAGAACACACCAATAGTCACCAGAACAACAAGGAGCGATAGCAATATGCTATACTGCCTTGCTGAAGTATACTTCTTGTCGGCAATAACTTTCTCGTCGTCATCCCAACCCGGTACTTTTATGTTTTCATATTGCGGATAAGGATCGTCCTTAAACTTATCTTCGTTCTGTGATCCTTTTATATCCTGCTCATCTCTCAGCAACTCGTCATCGACAGCATGTGTTGATTCCGGTTTATGAGTTTTATAGTATTCCTGCATTCTCTTTTCCTGCTCGATGCTCTTTGATTCGAGATAGTGGAATGCCTTCCTATTAAATGCCATTCCCGTACCGGCAAATGGTATGTATGAACCGATCGACTGCCTTACGATCATATCCTTAGAGTGCAGTTCGGCAAAAGCATCACAATATGTTCTGTGATACATTTTACCCAGTCTGCTCTTAATAGGAATAACCGGGATCTGTACACCATAATTACCTTTGTACATTATGAGGTAATTGAACAATTTCAGTGACAGCGGATGGATAAAGTCTTCTGAATCGTGTATAAGAATTATATCAAACTCACCAAATTGTCTTTCATACTCTTTTATACAAGCATAAGAATTATTCAGGTTATCAGCCTTTGTTGTAGGACCGTCCTGAGGATTCAGACATAATATCACCCTGTGGTCCTTCCTCGCCATATCTCTTACAACCTTTACCGTTCTCAGGTCATTTGGATAGACGGCAACGAATATCCTGAAATTCGTATAGCGCAGTTTTTTAAGCGCGATAGTGAGCGTCCTTCCAATAACCTTTTCTTCTTTCCATGCGCCTATCATGATCGCAATTGATCTCTCCGGCTTTGAATCCATTTCGGAGAAAGTTGGCAGGTTAGCTTTGTATTTCCTCCTGTAGAACCAGAACATGACGTCCATAAAAAGATCATCAAGTCCGCTTACCAGCAGAAGAATTACCGTAACCCAAAGTGTTATATGGAAAATTTCGTATATCATAAGGGTGAATAATAAGTTAATATAAATCCTAATTTGACTGTGAATGAACTCTCAGGGAAAAGACCCTGGTCGTTCTTTACAAAATAAAACCTGTTTACTGCTTCAGCAAATAGTACGGGGAAGTTCCTGATATTAAATGTGTAAGCGATACCTCCGCCGAGTTCGCCGTAGTTATTATAATCTATCTGTTTTGAATCTCCCTGAATATTCTGTTTTAGATATACTTCAAAATACGAATAACCCTTTATCATATATCTTAAAACTTCCCTCAACTGAGCCTGCGCATAAAAATTTTCATATTTGTGGTCATACAGCGCTGATGCATATGTATCGAGATAGAAATTCTGTGAAGGCACTCCCGTTTTCTTATATTGCGGGAAATGTCCAAACCTATCAGCAAATGTCAGGATCGGCTTAAAATTGAATTTGTTCTCTTCCTTATCGATAAGCCTTACGTAACCGGCTCTAAATTCAAAGCTGAGTGACGGAAAGAAATTATAGTGGAAGAAACCACCACCCTCTACATACCTGTCATTGTATATCTGACCGGGTTTTGATCTGCTATCAAGATATACATCACCGTATACACCTGTGAAGAAGTTCTTGAAAAGCCTGTACTGATATTTTCCGATAAAGTTGGAAATATAATTTTCTTGCTTTGTATCGTAATAATTATAGAAATAAATATCTGCCGAGCTAGGTGAGAGAGACATTCTGAAATCATTGAGATAACCCAGTGAAGTCTCGGCTTTCTCTCTTTCTTCAGCATTCGTAGAATTTGCTTTTACATATTCAAAATATTTCTTTGCTTTCGAATAGTTCTTTTGTTCATTATATAGATATGCCAGTTGTAGTTGTACTTTTGTATCTTTTGGATTTTCGCTGGCGTATTCCTCGAATAATCTTATTGCGTCGCTCTTCCTTCCTGAATTAAGAAGGGAATATGCAGAATCAAGCTTGGAGCTCGAAACCGATCCGCTTGAATTCCTCATATTGTTTATATTCTCAATTTCTCTGGTAGCTACCTTGACATCTTCTGATATAGTTGATCTGTTCTTTGCCTTCTCAAAATATATCATTGATGAGTCAAACTCATTTTTACTTAAATATATATATCCTAATTGGAGAAGTACCTTCGAATCATTTGGATTTTGATCGAGGTGTTCTATGAATAAAGGAATTGCCGCATCGACCTCCCCTTTATTTAAAAAACTGTATGCAGTGTTTAATTTTTCAAATGATTTGTTACTCTCAAGATATTCGAGTTCTGAGGATGCCGAAGAAACTTCATCGCTATTATATGAATAATCCCTTACACGGGTAAAATACTCGATAGCTTTTTCGGTCTTGTTCTGAGTTTTGTAAATGTATGCCAGCTGAAGATAAATTTTTGTGTCGTCCGGATTGCTTAACAGATAATCTTCAAATATCTCTGCCGCAGCATCATAATTCCCCTGGTTTAACTGATCATATCCCTCATCAAGCTCACTCTGTGAGTAACCATTTTGAGAAGAAAAAATCATCAAAACTGCCAGCAGTAATGTATATTTTGTTAATTTTTTTGTCAAATTATGCATCCTCGTCGTATGCTTATTTATTTCAAAATTTAGAACAACTCAAGGATACTATTGCTAATACTGTGCCAAACTCAGGTATTGTTCATTTTAGATAGAAGTCTCTAAAAACAAAGACTTACAAGTAGATGTGAGAAAATTTTGTGGAAAATTGTAAAATTTTCGTAATAATGAAGTAAAATAGTATAGTATGAATGCTATACTATACTGTTACTAAAGGAGTAAAAAACATATAGAAGAACTTACATCCTGGAGCGTATTAGATTAACACCGTCCAATAAGCGGGGTCCGGGTCTGAAAAGCGTGTTCGCATCTACCACCAGGATCTTATTATTTTTTACAGCCCGTGTTGTGCTCAGGCTCGATCTTATCTCTTCAAGGTTAGCATTTATAGCGGTCATATCCGTCGTATCGGAGGGTAGTATAATATATTCAGGATCCTTCTTTATTACATCCTCAAAGCTGATATTTGGGTACTCCATTTCTTCGCTTTTGTAAATATTATTAAACCCCGACATCTCCAATATATCATTTATAAATGTATGTCCGCTTGCCGTCATCAAAGGATTCGAAGCTATTATGATAAATGCATCAGGCTTTTCTTTTGAGTTTTGCTCGGTAAGAGTATTCCTAACACCCTTGAGTGAGTCGGTTAAAGATTTTGCTCTTTTTTCTTTATCAAGTATGGTGCCGAATTTATTTATCATATTTATCACACCGTCAAAGTTATCTATATTCACTACATATACTTTGATGCCGAGATTTTCGAGCGCCTGATATGTTGGATTAGATCTATTCTCGACGTTTAAGAATACCAGATCAGGTTTTAAGGATGTGATCACCTCATAATCGGGATTGAGATAATCTCCAACTTTCGTTTTATTGACGGCATCCGGAGGATATGTGCAAAATGTCGTAACTCCGGCAAGCATAGAGTCCGCGCCTAATGCATAGATTGCCTCAGTGACGTTTGGCGCCATCGAAACAACCGTTTTTGGTTTTTCAGGGAGGCTTACTTCAACCCCGATATCATCCACGATCGAAAATTTTGCATCTGACTCCGGAGTTGTCTTCGTGCAGGAAAAAAATAAGGTACTTAAAAAAATGACAGCTATAAATTTTCTCAAGTGCAGAGTATTATGTTTTGAGCTTCTTCTTTTTAGCGGCCGGGAATAGAACGTTATTAAGTATAAGCCTGTATCCCGGTGAGTTTTTATGGTCTTTAAGTTCGGTCGGTGGTTCCCCTACAATATGCTGATAATCTTCCGGATCATGTCCGCCATAAAATGTAAACGTACCCCGCCCGTAATTACCGTGAATATATCTTACCATGTCCGTACCCTCATTCATAGCAAGTATAGTGATATTCTTCTTAAGGAATTCCTTTTTAAACCCTGTGGTTTGCCCCAGGAAACCCTTTATTAAGGCAGTATGGTCCTGTGTCAGCATCGATGGTACTGGGTCAAACTTAGCCGAAAACTCTATAAGATTAAAATAATCATTAAACTCGCCTACCATTAATGCTTCATCCGTAACGTCTATATCGGAATACTCATATTGATAAGGATTCAGAACGATCTTAAAATTTTCAAATGCCAGGCACTCCGAATAATCGAGCTTGCTATTGGCATCGGGATCGTAATCATCACCGTCATATATTTTATCGGCTATATCCGTATACTGAGTTGCTAAAGCAATATCATACGTATCTGTTGCAGAACACATAGTGAAAAGAAACCCGCCATTAGCTACATACTGCTTAAGCTCTTTTACGACAGCAAGTTTCATCTGTGATACCTTGGCAAACCCCAGCTTCTTAGCAAGATCTTCGTTCGTTTTTTGCTGGGCAATATACCATGGGGCAGTACTGTATGAAGCGAAGAACTTTCCATACTGTCCCGTAAAATCTTCGTGGTGAAGGTGAAGCCAGTCATATTTTTTTAACCCTCCGCTTAAGACTTCCTCATCCCATAATTTGTCATAAGGTATACCTGCATATTCCAGAGCAAGCTGTACCGCATCATCCCATGGTGGAGCATCCGGCGGAACATACACTGCTATCCGTGCAACTTTCTCCAGCCGTACTACATCCATGTTATTGTTTTCATCCTGAACTTCCGCATATATCCTTGCCGCGGTTGTTCCATCTATTAGTTCGTACGATACACCGTTATTTTTGCATTCCTCCTCTACGGCAGGTGAATAGTCGAACATAAATGATCCGGCACGGAAATTCAGTAACCAATCCAGCTCCTTACCGGCAAGTAGATGCCTGTAAGCAATTCCGTAAGCTTTCAAATGGTCAGTTTGACCTATTTCCATTGGGATCAGAAGTTTTGCCTGGGAAAAGGCAGTGAATGGGATTAGAAATACCGCACTCGCAATCAGAATATATTTTAACATACTTTTAATCACAGAATAAAATTAATTTTAACCATCAGTTTATGCAATGTAGTAACGTCTTCATAATATAACAAATAACAGGTAATAAAGTTTATATGAATATTCTCTCAATAGAGACATCCTGTGATGAGACCTCGGTTGCCGTGCTAAAGGACGACCTCGTAATTTCAAACGTCATTTCTTCACAATTGTTTCATAACGATTTTGGCGGTGTTGTGCCGGAAATGGCTTCCCGCGCCCATACAAAGAACATTATTCCTGTTACAAACGAAGCCCTAAAACAGGCAGGAATTTCGCTCGACCAAATAGACCTGGTAACTGCTACAACCGAGCCGGGACTTATCGGGGCATTGTTGGTCGGGATGAATTTTGGTAAGGCAGTTGCCTCTTCTCTTGAAGTACCCTTTGTTCCGGTAAACCACATACAGGCACACTTGTATTCAAACTTTCTGGAAGAAGATAAGCCCGGTTTTCCATTCCTGTCATTAATTGTATCCGGAGGACATACAATTCTAATAAGAGTAGATGAATATTTCTCCCATACAATACTGGGAAAAACTATCGACGATGCTGCCGGTGAAGCATTCGACAAGACTGCGAAAATGCTGGGACTCGGTTACCCGGGAGGACCTATAATAGATAAACTTGCCAAAGAGGGTGATCCGGAGTTTCATAAATTCCCTATCTCGAGATTAAAGGGTAAATATGATTTTTCCTTTTCGGGGATAAAGACTTCGGTGCTTTATTTTCTTAGAGAGATAAAATTTGAGGAGAAAAGAGTTGACGAGAAAGAAAAGCTTACAAAAGACATTTGCGCTTCATTCCAAAAGGTTGTTGTTGATACACTCGTGAATAAAATAAAAATTGCTTCCCAAGAATTTAGTATAGATAATATTTGCATAGCCGGTGGTGTTTCGGCTAATTCAGGTTTGAAAGAAAAACTAATGGAATTAAAAAAAGAGGGCAAAAACATTTTTGTACCCTCTCTAAAATATACCACAGATAATGCCGCTATGATAGGACTAGCAGGCTATTATGCTTATACAAAAAACTCTGATAAAGAATATTATACTTCGGAATCATTCGCAAAGAATGCCTCGCCTCGTTTGGATTATTCCAAATTTTAACGCCCGCGGTTAGCCGCTTTTCTTCCACCTATGATATATACCAATATAGCGACTACAAGGTGTATCCAGAACCATGGACTGCTTGTGCCGAGGTTTTCAGCTATGTAAATAAGTATCAGAACTCTTGGTAAAAAGACAGTTAGTAGCACTTCTCCCCAAAATGGAACTGTATTAAAAGGAATAGCATGCATAAACCACCATATAATAAGAGCGATACGTGGAAGAAATAGGCTTAAAACAAGAAAGGCAGTATCCATAATTTAAGTATTTGTATAAAGTTACTCAAATATTCATAAATAAACAATAAATCGGAGCTTTTTTGAAATTGATATGAAGAATTATCTTAGTTATTTTGATTTCATGCAGGGACCTGATGCAATATGGATTATAGGATTTGTATTTTTGATCTGGCTTATCTTTTTCAGGAAGGGAAAAGAGGTGTAAATACATAATTTTTCACTCCTTCGTAACAACTTTCACCTTATATACGTAAAGTATCTAAACCTTGATAGGGTGCCGCGCATCATACAGCAAACAAAGATAAATTAAAGGAAATTGTATGAGAAATTTAATTATACTTTTTATTCTCATAATAAGCCTTACAATTATTACAAAAAACGGGAATTCTCAGACGCAGAATCAATCACAGTCTAAAACAACTGAAGATACAACTGCTACTGAGGAAAGTGTCTTTGTGCCGAACAAGGTACCTGTGCTTGTTATTCCGCGTATTAGCAATGGACAGGTTACAATAGACGGTGAACTGAATGAGGAAATATGGAAAACCGCCGCTGTAGCAGATAATTTTACCGAGATATCTCCCGGTGATAATATCAAACCTGAAGTCAGAACCGTAGCATATGTCGCATATGATGATGACAACATTTATTTTGGATTTGAATGCTACGATGATATGAAAAATATCCGCGCATCGATGACAGACAGGGACAGGATGTATTCCGACGACTGGGTAGGACCTTTCATTGATACCTATGGCAATCTGAAAGATGCTTTTGAATTTTATGTAAATCCGTATGGAGTACAGGGCGATCTGTACTGGACGCCTAATTATGAAACCTCCAGTGAGGACTTCATTTTTACAGCCGAGACAAAGATATATAAGGACAAGTGGGTCGCTGAGATGAAGATTCCTTTCAAAACATTAAAATTCCCCGACAAAAAAGTACAAGAATGGCGTGTTCACATGTTAAGGAACCGACCGCGTAATTTGAGACAAAGAATATACTGGGCATCTGTATCCAGGGATGACCCAAATTTTGTTGGACAGTCAGGTATTTTCAAAGGAATAGAAGACATCGAGGGCGGAAAGAATCTTGAATTTCTTCCATACGTGATAGGTATTGAAAACGCATCACTTTCAAGCCCGGTAAACACAAATTCAACATTAGATTACGCCGATCCAGACGGAAGCTTTGGATTTGACGTAAGGTATGACCTGTTTTCAAATATCTCACTTGATGCAACATATAACCCGGACTTTAGCCAGGTCGAAGCCGACGCGCCTCAGATAGACGTTAACCAGCCCTTTGCACTATTCTTCTCGGAAAAACGGCCTTTCTTCCTTGAAGGAATTAGTTCATTCCGGACGCAGCTGAATAATATGGTCTATACCCGGTCTATCAATAACCCGATATTTGCAACGAAAGTTACCGGTACAAAGGATAAGTGGAGTTTTGGCTACCTCAACGCTATGGATGAGAACACTCCTTTTATTATACCACTGGAGGAAAGAAGCTATGTACTTCCAAGTAACAAGTACTCGCTGGCAAACATACTTAGAGTAAAATACGATCTTGGCGGAGAAAATTATATTGGGGCATTGCTTACAGACAGGGAATTTAGTACTGATACAACATTCAATTTCGACTTTACCGGTTATAACCGAACGCTAGGTCTGGATTTTAGATTCAACTTCCTTAAGAATTTTTACTTCGGTGGTCAGATAACGGGATTTGCAACAAGAGAAATATCTGATACTGCTTTCTTTGATAACCAGACAAGATTCGGAAGCGACGATCAATACACCGCCGCGTTTGATGGTGAAGCATATAATGATTACTCTACATACTTTTATATAAATAGAGAATCGGAAAATTACGGGTTTTGGACTGAATTTAGCTCAAACGGACCAGCTGTTAGACGTGATCTAGGCTTCCTAACGAGAAACAATTATAACGAACTTTATTCATACCATTATTATAATATCTATCCCAAAGGTGATCTAATCAGAAGGATCACTCCTGATATTACCGGCGGGCTCCGCCATAATAAGGAAGGTATTATCAAAGATGAATACTTTTATCCCGGCGTAACTATCGAATTCCATAACGGAACAAGGCTATGGGGTAATTACACTTTTATAAATAACGAAACATACGGCGGAGAATGGCTCCCCGGAGCTACCAGATGGAATTTTGGAATAGA encodes:
- a CDS encoding carbohydrate binding family 9 domain-containing protein is translated as MRNLIILFILIISLTIITKNGNSQTQNQSQSKTTEDTTATEESVFVPNKVPVLVIPRISNGQVTIDGELNEEIWKTAAVADNFTEISPGDNIKPEVRTVAYVAYDDDNIYFGFECYDDMKNIRASMTDRDRMYSDDWVGPFIDTYGNLKDAFEFYVNPYGVQGDLYWTPNYETSSEDFIFTAETKIYKDKWVAEMKIPFKTLKFPDKKVQEWRVHMLRNRPRNLRQRIYWASVSRDDPNFVGQSGIFKGIEDIEGGKNLEFLPYVIGIENASLSSPVNTNSTLDYADPDGSFGFDVRYDLFSNISLDATYNPDFSQVEADAPQIDVNQPFALFFSEKRPFFLEGISSFRTQLNNMVYTRSINNPIFATKVTGTKDKWSFGYLNAMDENTPFIIPLEERSYVLPSNKYSLANILRVKYDLGGENYIGALLTDREFSTDTTFNFDFTGYNRTLGLDFRFNFLKNFYFGGQITGFATREISDTAFFDNQTRFGSDDQYTAAFDGEAYNDYSTYFYINRESENYGFWTEFSSNGPAVRRDLGFLTRNNYNELYSYHYYNIYPKGDLIRRITPDITGGLRHNKEGIIKDEYFYPGVTIEFHNGTRLWGNYTFINNETYGGEWLPGATRWNFGIENYALKEFGMGTFYQRGKSIVRFGSPPYIGFGQYWEVWADLKPIDRLVSSFSYSYEDLGAEDGNSLLYAGWVLSNTTRYQFNRNLFARLQFQYDQFNDAFSVDPLISYKWNPFTVLYAGSTHNFEQIDDGTLNNKTTLKESSRTIFIKFQYLWQL